A region from the Oceanidesulfovibrio marinus genome encodes:
- a CDS encoding nitroreductase family protein, with product MNAMEAILTRRSIRAYTEEAVTDEQVETLLRAAMAAPSAGNAQSWTFMVIRDRELLDAVPTVHPYAKMTPQAPLAILVCGDVSAEKYPGFWVQDCSAAVENLLLAAHATGLGAVWTGIYPDASRVEGFRRLFSLPEHIIPLALVPLGHPKEHKEQADRFNPDKIKRDRWS from the coding sequence ATGAACGCCATGGAAGCCATACTGACCCGGCGCAGCATCCGCGCATATACCGAAGAGGCGGTTACCGACGAACAGGTAGAGACGCTGCTGCGCGCGGCCATGGCCGCACCCTCGGCAGGCAACGCCCAATCCTGGACTTTTATGGTCATTCGCGACCGCGAGCTGCTGGACGCCGTACCCACTGTGCATCCCTACGCCAAGATGACGCCCCAGGCGCCGTTGGCCATCCTCGTGTGCGGCGATGTCTCTGCGGAAAAATATCCCGGTTTCTGGGTGCAGGACTGCAGCGCGGCCGTGGAGAACCTGTTGCTGGCGGCTCACGCCACGGGCCTCGGCGCTGTCTGGACTGGCATCTACCCGGACGCCAGCCGGGTGGAAGGTTTCCGCCGTCTCTTTTCTCTGCCGGAGCACATCATTCCCCTGGCCCTGGTGCCTCTGGGCCATCCCAAGGAGCACAAAGAGCAGGCGGATCGTTTCAACCCCGACAAGATCAAGCGCGATCGCTGGAGCTGA
- a CDS encoding alpha-2-macroglobulin family protein translates to MSDDRNRMKDKGKNFLIVALIIVAAVQAGLLFSKSRSDFMEKGPAAYATNETAPDNQTEPAVTLSAHDVAVIDAILDRARGSFALVAFNRPVVDSSAVGKKLTPEPGIFKPAIEGEWVWVSPFMLRFDAKDTFDSSKPYTLTLDPQNIVAAGESFTGPTDFTLKMQDFETEDISLNTAPVRGAPGSVQIRGSVEFTLDVDPEEFLKHAWLDDPSSENGTVPIVMERYYQSSEVYFASDPEHPIVKTAEPRELTLVVDESLPAAGTKFTLGETARKSITIVLDPNLTVRGTDARSSQQGGSITLSLSTSVDADTAQQYIHVGPEAQYSLSLDGNDLVLSGDFAAGHTYTVQLDKGLPALDGAKLPEAKSLKVRIPDLEPSVAFDDTGVFLAKSGLKNIAFTSVNAADADFKVDRIYRNNILYLLHDYSTGMLLNDGYYSGELSSYLGDRVLQKELKLDAPRNTPQKFVLSTDEYFPDEPGLYRVLLSLPGQWHASQRFVLVTDLGMVAKRGVDDMLVWVASYKDLSVKPGVTVRLVSYQNQTMAEGKTDENGVVHFTDMAKTFQDNTPYIITAELGDDMSFLVFNEFGIDTTGQNVGGVSPTAAGYMGYVYGERDIYRPGETVEGVAVLRQADLATPPSMPLTLKWVDPRGRELAKLSLTMNEQGMAPYSFDVPAYALTGHHTLQLEVAEEIVATYDFQVEEFMPDRIKVDIASEKGAPLPGKEFTYTVESRYFFGPPASGLPVETQVRLLPAPFAPKGFDGYVFGDSDKSFEDMDLSSNDGVLDGNGTAAFTFTVPEGLTPPAALAAQITARVSERGGRGVASMQQITAHAYPRYPGIKRPNRYGYDPGRDVNFDYVVVAPDGTKVAGQDLTAELYLDRWQTVLRRTPSGSFHYQSVRDSQLVSTKTVGSAEEGAFTFAPPQAGSYRVVLRDGSGASSQLNIYAGGWGYSPWAVENPANIELVPDKKEYAPGDTASVQVRAPFSGKLLVTVEGRRVYHVASYPMDSNTAQVSFPIKEEYGPNVYVTAVLVRPAEATAPGKAGRAFGSAPIFVNREVNNAPVAIDAPEVIRPETTLDVTVQADAGAMVTLSAVDEGILQLIDQESPDPFPYFYAKRQLEVSSYDTFAMLLPEVEGRAPAGGGEGSRLSKYVRTESLRRVKPVAFWFGPVQADAEGKATFHMDIPEFQGALRLMAVTVKGKRFGAADAQTRVKSPVVLTPTLPRFMAIGDTAKVPVAVRNDTPEDGVFSVSFNVSGPGEVNASTMDIEIPQGQERLAVFTLNATEEGIIQASFTAKGNGETSKANVELPVRPALPPKTVIQSGALSEPSIELPTPEADTFRSQGMYREVYLSTSPIVRYTGSLKYLLGYPYGCVEQTTSRVFPLLYIGPLAAELDPDLDTRGVPYMVQAGIERLYSMQVDDGGFSFWPGGREAYAFGSFYATHFLVEAWHAGYRDHENEINRALDYVTDRVREYLDKDDAELDRIAYGLYILALVDRPDKGSMDHIRSRYGNKLSPAAGALLGAAYAMTGDTNALEKLMEGRWEGKKGETGRETGGFLRSPLRDTALRLAVLQLQLPGDRRIGELVQDLVRMMDAKRYISTQEAAWALVSLGRFYKAQAEKPPFSGRLLADGKEVRRFSSDTTLRLSGEHAIQGAKKLEIMMDEGYEPGSLFYTVRTVGTPTEQSYAPYVNGLKVARTFYNRTGDTIDLKDVKQGDLVALKLSISSQSGPVDNVAVVNMLPAGLEVENPRLTTTERLPWLDKKPDAAAHHDMRDDRVIFFVDLGNKKTRTVYALLRAVTSGEFKLPPVLAEAMYDPQLAASTELGAMSVISELPVGEAAAGAASGNATTLEVSAISGEQDNATAGTSTANATSSEQSEPGSTQE, encoded by the coding sequence ATGAGCGACGACCGGAACAGAATGAAAGATAAAGGAAAGAACTTCCTCATTGTCGCGCTCATAATAGTCGCCGCAGTCCAGGCGGGTCTGCTGTTTTCCAAATCGCGGTCGGACTTCATGGAGAAGGGGCCGGCGGCCTACGCCACCAACGAGACGGCCCCGGACAACCAGACTGAGCCCGCCGTAACGCTCTCGGCCCATGACGTGGCCGTTATCGATGCCATCCTGGATCGCGCCCGCGGCTCCTTCGCCCTGGTGGCCTTCAACCGGCCCGTCGTTGATAGCTCCGCCGTAGGTAAGAAGCTGACTCCCGAGCCCGGGATATTCAAGCCCGCAATCGAGGGTGAGTGGGTCTGGGTCAGCCCCTTCATGCTGCGCTTCGACGCCAAGGACACATTCGACAGCTCCAAGCCGTACACCCTGACGCTTGATCCACAAAATATCGTGGCGGCCGGGGAATCCTTTACCGGACCCACGGACTTTACGCTCAAGATGCAGGACTTCGAGACCGAGGATATCTCCCTGAACACCGCGCCGGTCAGAGGCGCGCCGGGCTCTGTACAGATCCGCGGTTCCGTCGAGTTCACCCTGGACGTTGATCCCGAGGAGTTCCTGAAGCACGCGTGGCTGGATGACCCCAGCTCCGAGAACGGCACCGTGCCCATCGTCATGGAGCGCTACTACCAGAGCAGTGAGGTCTACTTCGCCTCCGATCCCGAGCATCCCATCGTCAAGACCGCCGAGCCCAGGGAGCTGACGCTGGTGGTGGACGAGTCGCTGCCTGCCGCCGGTACGAAGTTCACTCTGGGCGAGACCGCGCGCAAGAGCATCACCATCGTGCTGGACCCGAACCTGACCGTGAGAGGAACCGATGCGCGATCCTCGCAGCAGGGCGGCTCCATCACCCTGTCCTTGTCCACCTCCGTGGATGCGGACACGGCGCAGCAGTACATCCACGTGGGGCCGGAGGCCCAGTACAGTCTGAGCTTGGACGGCAACGACCTGGTGCTGAGTGGCGACTTCGCCGCCGGCCACACCTATACCGTGCAGCTGGACAAGGGCCTGCCCGCCCTGGACGGGGCCAAGCTGCCCGAGGCCAAGAGCCTGAAGGTGCGCATTCCGGACCTTGAACCTTCCGTTGCCTTTGACGACACCGGCGTGTTCCTGGCCAAGAGCGGTCTGAAGAACATCGCATTCACCAGCGTGAATGCGGCCGACGCCGACTTCAAGGTGGACCGCATCTACCGCAACAACATCCTTTACCTGCTGCACGACTACTCCACGGGCATGCTGCTCAACGACGGCTACTACTCTGGCGAGCTCTCCAGCTATCTGGGCGATCGGGTGCTCCAGAAAGAGCTGAAGCTGGACGCGCCCAGGAACACGCCGCAGAAGTTCGTGCTGAGCACGGACGAGTATTTCCCGGACGAGCCGGGCCTGTACCGCGTGCTGCTTTCATTGCCCGGGCAGTGGCATGCCTCGCAGCGCTTCGTGCTGGTCACGGACCTGGGCATGGTGGCCAAGCGCGGCGTGGACGACATGCTCGTCTGGGTCGCCTCGTACAAGGACCTCTCGGTCAAGCCCGGCGTCACGGTGCGGCTCGTCTCCTATCAGAACCAGACCATGGCCGAGGGCAAGACCGACGAGAACGGCGTGGTCCACTTCACGGACATGGCCAAAACCTTCCAGGATAACACGCCGTACATCATCACAGCGGAGCTCGGCGACGACATGAGCTTCCTGGTGTTCAACGAGTTCGGCATAGACACTACGGGCCAGAACGTGGGCGGCGTATCACCCACTGCGGCCGGGTACATGGGTTATGTCTATGGCGAGCGCGACATCTACAGGCCCGGCGAGACCGTGGAGGGCGTGGCCGTGCTGCGCCAGGCCGACCTGGCCACACCACCGTCCATGCCGCTTACGTTGAAGTGGGTCGATCCGCGCGGCCGCGAGCTGGCCAAGCTCTCCCTGACCATGAACGAGCAGGGCATGGCCCCATACAGCTTCGACGTGCCGGCCTACGCCCTGACCGGGCACCACACCTTGCAGCTCGAAGTGGCCGAGGAGATCGTGGCCACATACGACTTCCAGGTGGAAGAGTTCATGCCGGATCGCATCAAGGTGGATATTGCCTCGGAAAAGGGCGCGCCGCTGCCCGGCAAGGAATTCACATATACGGTTGAATCTCGCTACTTTTTCGGTCCACCGGCATCGGGCCTGCCCGTGGAAACGCAGGTTCGCCTGCTGCCGGCGCCGTTCGCGCCCAAGGGCTTTGACGGCTACGTGTTCGGCGATTCGGACAAGTCCTTCGAGGACATGGACCTGAGCTCCAACGACGGCGTGCTGGACGGCAACGGTACGGCCGCGTTCACCTTTACCGTGCCGGAAGGGCTGACCCCGCCTGCCGCCCTGGCCGCGCAGATCACCGCCCGCGTGAGCGAGCGTGGCGGCCGCGGCGTGGCCTCCATGCAGCAGATCACGGCCCATGCCTATCCGCGCTATCCGGGCATCAAGCGGCCGAATCGCTACGGCTACGATCCGGGCAGGGATGTCAACTTCGATTACGTGGTGGTCGCGCCCGACGGAACAAAGGTGGCCGGCCAGGACCTCACGGCCGAGCTCTACCTGGATCGCTGGCAGACAGTGCTGCGGCGTACGCCGTCCGGCAGCTTCCACTACCAGTCCGTGCGCGATTCGCAGCTTGTCTCCACCAAGACCGTGGGCAGTGCGGAAGAGGGCGCCTTCACCTTTGCGCCGCCCCAGGCAGGCAGCTACCGCGTGGTGCTGCGCGACGGCTCCGGTGCGTCCTCGCAGCTCAACATCTACGCCGGCGGCTGGGGCTACTCGCCGTGGGCCGTGGAGAACCCGGCGAACATCGAGCTCGTGCCCGACAAGAAGGAGTACGCGCCGGGCGATACCGCCTCGGTCCAGGTGCGCGCACCGTTCTCCGGCAAGCTGCTGGTCACGGTGGAAGGCCGCCGCGTCTACCACGTGGCCTCCTACCCCATGGACTCCAACACCGCCCAGGTCTCCTTCCCCATCAAGGAGGAGTATGGGCCCAATGTGTACGTCACGGCCGTGCTGGTGCGTCCGGCAGAGGCAACCGCGCCGGGCAAGGCGGGCCGCGCTTTCGGCTCCGCACCCATCTTCGTCAACCGCGAGGTGAACAACGCCCCGGTCGCCATCGACGCACCGGAAGTCATCCGGCCCGAGACCACGCTGGACGTGACCGTGCAGGCCGATGCCGGCGCCATGGTTACGCTCTCCGCCGTGGACGAGGGCATCCTGCAGCTCATCGACCAGGAATCGCCCGACCCGTTCCCGTACTTCTACGCCAAGCGGCAGCTGGAGGTGAGCAGCTACGACACCTTCGCCATGCTTCTGCCCGAGGTGGAAGGCCGCGCACCGGCCGGCGGCGGCGAGGGCTCCAGGCTCTCCAAGTACGTGCGCACGGAGTCCCTGCGGCGGGTCAAGCCCGTGGCCTTCTGGTTCGGCCCGGTGCAGGCGGACGCCGAAGGCAAGGCCACATTCCACATGGACATTCCCGAGTTCCAGGGCGCGCTGCGGCTGATGGCCGTCACGGTGAAGGGCAAGCGCTTCGGCGCGGCGGACGCCCAGACGCGGGTCAAGAGCCCGGTGGTCCTCACGCCGACCTTGCCGCGCTTCATGGCCATCGGCGATACGGCCAAGGTGCCTGTGGCCGTGCGCAACGACACCCCGGAAGACGGCGTGTTTTCTGTCTCCTTTAATGTTTCGGGCCCGGGCGAGGTGAACGCCTCCACCATGGACATCGAAATACCCCAGGGACAGGAACGCCTCGCCGTGTTCACCCTGAACGCCACGGAAGAGGGCATCATCCAGGCGTCCTTTACGGCAAAAGGCAACGGCGAGACCTCCAAAGCGAATGTGGAGCTTCCGGTGCGTCCGGCCCTGCCGCCCAAGACGGTGATCCAGTCCGGCGCGCTGAGCGAGCCTAGCATCGAGCTGCCCACGCCGGAGGCCGACACCTTCCGGTCCCAGGGCATGTACCGCGAGGTCTACCTGAGCACGTCGCCGATCGTGCGCTATACCGGCTCGTTGAAGTATCTGCTCGGTTATCCCTACGGCTGCGTGGAGCAGACCACGTCGCGCGTCTTCCCGCTTCTGTACATCGGTCCGCTGGCCGCGGAGCTCGATCCGGATCTGGATACCCGCGGCGTGCCGTACATGGTCCAGGCCGGCATCGAGCGGCTCTACAGCATGCAGGTGGATGACGGCGGGTTCTCCTTCTGGCCGGGCGGCCGCGAGGCCTACGCCTTTGGCTCCTTCTACGCCACGCACTTCCTGGTGGAGGCATGGCACGCCGGATACCGCGACCACGAAAACGAGATAAATCGCGCGCTGGATTACGTCACCGACCGGGTACGCGAGTACCTGGACAAGGATGATGCAGAGCTCGACCGCATCGCCTATGGGCTCTACATTCTCGCCCTTGTCGACAGACCGGACAAGGGATCCATGGACCACATCCGTTCGCGCTACGGCAACAAGCTCTCACCGGCTGCCGGCGCACTCCTCGGTGCTGCGTACGCCATGACTGGCGATACCAACGCCCTGGAAAAGCTGATGGAAGGCCGCTGGGAGGGGAAGAAGGGCGAGACCGGTCGCGAAACCGGCGGGTTCCTGCGTTCGCCCCTGCGCGACACGGCGCTGCGCTTGGCCGTGCTCCAGCTTCAGCTGCCCGGCGACCGCCGCATTGGCGAGCTGGTGCAGGACCTCGTCCGCATGATGGACGCCAAGCGTTACATCTCCACTCAGGAAGCGGCCTGGGCTCTGGTTTCCCTGGGGCGCTTCTACAAGGCCCAGGCGGAAAAACCGCCGTTCTCCGGCCGGCTGCTTGCAGACGGCAAGGAGGTGCGGCGTTTCTCCAGCGACACGACCCTGCGTCTCTCCGGAGAGCACGCCATCCAAGGCGCGAAGAAGCTGGAGATCATGATGGATGAGGGCTACGAGCCCGGCTCCCTGTTCTACACCGTGCGCACCGTAGGAACGCCTACGGAGCAAAGCTACGCACCATACGTCAACGGCCTGAAGGTGGCGCGCACGTTCTACAACAGAACGGGCGACACGATCGATCTGAAGGACGTGAAGCAGGGCGACCTCGTGGCGCTCAAGCTGAGTATCTCCAGTCAATCCGGTCCTGTGGACAACGTCGCCGTGGTGAACATGCTGCCGGCCGGCCTGGAGGTGGAGAACCCCCGCCTGACCACGACGGAACGGTTGCCGTGGCTGGACAAGAAGCCGGACGCGGCGGCGCACCACGACATGCGTGACGACCGCGTGATCTTCTTTGTCGATCTCGGCAACAAGAAGACACGCACGGTGTACGCACTGCTCCGGGCCGTGACCTCGGGCGAGTTCAAGCTGCCGCCTGTGCTGGCGGAAGCCATGTACGATCCGCAGCTCGCGGCATCCACGGAGCTCGGCGCCATGTCCGTCATCTCGGAGCTGCCGGTGGGCGAGGCCGCTGCCGGTGCGGCTTCCGGTAATGCGACCACACTGGAAGTATCTGCAATTAGCGGAGAGCAGGATAACGCAACAGCCGGAACGTCCACGGCGAATGCGACGAGCTCCGAGCAGTCGGAGCCCGGCTCTACACAAGAATAA
- a CDS encoding flagellar biosynthesis anti-sigma factor FlgM, translating to MDVKKPGYAAEHAARAEAHQARTRRNAKSADGNADFAAKLARCQESGERDSSRTSADQERAERVLALKKKVAEGQYRADLHEVARNLLFNDNSEPLL from the coding sequence ATGGACGTCAAGAAACCAGGATACGCAGCCGAACACGCAGCCCGGGCCGAGGCCCATCAGGCGCGGACCAGGCGCAACGCCAAGAGCGCGGACGGCAACGCCGACTTTGCCGCGAAGCTTGCCCGCTGCCAGGAAAGCGGAGAACGGGACTCGTCCCGGACTTCTGCGGATCAGGAGCGCGCCGAGCGCGTTCTGGCGCTCAAGAAGAAAGTGGCCGAAGGCCAATACCGCGCCGATCTGCACGAGGTGGCGCGCAATCTGCTGTTCAACGACAACAGCGAACCCCTCCTGTAA
- a CDS encoding alpha/beta fold hydrolase has translation MTTLFIILLIACAAGFWVAATTLLFFLYESRNSGYVKTLADMGYSSSAIIRRILGFGFLSEIGIYLQTLTTPVTGWIWSPKRRGEVNEDNGDVPVLLVHGLYGNASNWLAFRWKLKRSGVRHVYAYSYNSFGPDYFALLEKLDRMVDATRARHGGRPVFLVGHSLGGLLIRGYASSGMAVENGECKIAGATTIGAPLEGSKLAALAVGKLGRSIIYRSELIQELEKRDVAPPFPCLAIYSPIDNFVLPNSSMDPKMHGWRTEHSPAVTHVCMLFSRPVMRRVAEFFKECVKSV, from the coding sequence ATGACCACTCTCTTTATCATTCTCCTCATCGCCTGCGCCGCCGGGTTCTGGGTCGCCGCCACCACCCTGCTTTTCTTTCTGTATGAATCGCGCAACTCCGGCTACGTGAAAACCCTCGCCGACATGGGCTACAGCTCCTCCGCCATAATCCGGCGCATCCTGGGCTTCGGCTTTCTGAGCGAGATCGGCATCTACCTGCAGACCCTCACCACGCCCGTGACCGGCTGGATCTGGTCACCCAAACGCCGCGGCGAAGTAAATGAGGACAACGGCGATGTCCCGGTGCTCCTGGTGCACGGCCTGTACGGCAACGCCTCCAACTGGCTGGCATTCCGCTGGAAGCTCAAACGGTCGGGAGTGCGCCATGTCTACGCCTACTCCTACAACTCCTTCGGACCGGACTACTTCGCCCTGCTGGAGAAGCTGGACCGCATGGTGGACGCAACCCGCGCCAGGCATGGCGGCCGGCCCGTCTTTCTGGTGGGACACAGCCTGGGCGGGCTGCTCATCCGCGGCTACGCCTCCAGCGGCATGGCTGTGGAAAATGGCGAGTGCAAGATTGCCGGCGCAACGACCATAGGCGCGCCCCTGGAAGGCAGCAAGCTCGCCGCCCTGGCCGTGGGCAAGCTGGGCCGCTCCATCATCTATCGCAGCGAGCTGATTCAGGAGCTGGAAAAACGCGACGTCGCGCCGCCCTTCCCGTGCCTGGCCATCTACTCGCCCATCGACAACTTTGTGCTGCCCAACAGCTCCATGGACCCGAAGATGCATGGCTGGCGCACAGAGCACAGCCCGGCCGTGACGCACGTCTGCATGCTCTTCAGCCGGCCAGTGATGCGCCGTGTGGCGGAGTTCTTCAAGGAATGTGTGAAGTCAGTGTAG
- a CDS encoding lytic transglycosylase domain-containing protein, which produces MTIRRLIRLVLLLCAVIAAGSLAAPCAQAEWYGYEDPLGMLHLSRTKKNDKYKPLKNLERGKGESNTEGDAERYEKLVKSLRENDAIDDPEGPLTGFTNLPEVSHARGIPSSLTPQRWASRPYPHPSASSSYMKFIRKAAKRHSLDPLLVYCVAELESGFVPGAVSPKGAQGLMQIMPGTQRELGLTSPFDPAANIAAGARYLRWMMNKFKSVPLALAAYNAGPDAVLKYGGVPPYGETRRYVALIMSRYGRLKGLEVSGSG; this is translated from the coding sequence ATGACCATCCGCCGCCTGATTCGCCTTGTCCTCCTCCTCTGCGCCGTTATCGCCGCAGGTTCTCTGGCCGCGCCGTGCGCGCAGGCGGAGTGGTACGGGTATGAAGATCCGCTGGGCATGCTCCACCTGAGCCGCACCAAGAAGAACGACAAGTACAAGCCCCTGAAGAATCTGGAGCGCGGCAAAGGCGAGAGCAACACGGAGGGCGACGCCGAGCGATATGAGAAGCTGGTGAAGTCGCTGCGTGAGAACGACGCCATCGACGATCCGGAAGGGCCGCTCACCGGGTTCACCAACCTGCCCGAGGTCTCCCACGCGCGCGGCATTCCCTCCTCGCTCACGCCGCAGCGCTGGGCCAGCCGGCCCTATCCCCACCCGAGCGCAAGCAGCTCGTACATGAAGTTCATCCGGAAGGCGGCCAAGCGCCACTCCCTGGACCCGCTGCTGGTCTACTGCGTGGCCGAGCTCGAATCCGGCTTTGTACCCGGAGCCGTGTCGCCCAAGGGGGCACAGGGGCTCATGCAGATAATGCCGGGAACGCAGCGCGAGCTGGGACTTACCAGCCCCTTTGATCCGGCGGCGAACATCGCGGCCGGGGCGCGCTACCTGCGCTGGATGATGAACAAGTTCAAGAGCGTGCCGCTGGCCCTGGCGGCGTACAACGCCGGGCCGGACGCCGTGCTCAAGTACGGCGGCGTGCCGCCTTACGGCGAGACGCGGCGCTACGTGGCGCTGATCATGTCGCGCTACGGTCGGCTGAAAGGTCTGGAAGTGTCCGGCAGCGGCTAG
- a CDS encoding tRNA-binding protein: protein MDQENGVESQIEWDDFRRVDIRAGRILSAEPLAKARKPAYVLTIDFGPLGQKRSSAQITTLYDADELPGKLVLAVVNFPPKRIAGFVSEVLVLGLDSESGEGVSLIGPDHDVQPGSRLY, encoded by the coding sequence ATGGATCAGGAAAACGGCGTGGAGTCGCAGATCGAGTGGGACGATTTTCGCCGCGTGGACATACGCGCTGGCCGCATCCTTTCCGCAGAGCCGCTGGCCAAGGCGCGCAAGCCTGCGTACGTGCTGACCATCGACTTCGGACCGCTGGGGCAGAAGCGTTCCAGCGCCCAGATCACCACCCTGTACGATGCTGACGAGCTGCCGGGCAAGCTGGTCCTGGCCGTGGTGAACTTCCCGCCCAAGCGCATCGCCGGCTTTGTCTCGGAGGTGCTTGTCCTGGGCCTGGACTCCGAGTCCGGCGAAGGGGTCTCGCTCATCGGTCCGGATCATGACGTGCAGCCGGGCTCGCGTCTTTACTGA